In Nematostella vectensis chromosome 11, jaNemVect1.1, whole genome shotgun sequence, a genomic segment contains:
- the LOC5508658 gene encoding protein tyrosine phosphatase type IVA 3 isoform X2, which translates to MKMPTGANRETSFHGPGAVMLEYKSMKFLITDRPTNSTLPQYIQDWPFDDGAAPPKQLVEDWLKLLKGKFKERPGSCVAVHCVAGLGRAPVLVALALIESGMKYEDAVEFIRRKRRGAINAKQLSYLERYKPTKLLKEKDGGPNCVIQ; encoded by the exons ATGAAAATGCCGACCGGAGCTAATCGCGAGACTTCGTTCCACGGACCTGGGGCAGTAATGCTGGAATACAAGTCGATGAAATTCCTCATAACTGACCGCCCAACTAACTCAACACTCCCACAGTATATTCAG GATTGGCCATTTGACGATGGCGCAGCACCTCCGAAACAACTCGTTGAAGACTGGTTAAAGTTGCTAAAGGGCAAATTTAAGGAGAGGCCTGGTTCATGTGTAGCAGTCCACTGTGTGGCAGGCCTTGGTCGAGCACCAGTCTTAGTTGCACTGGCTTTAATTGAGAGTGGAATGAAGTATGAAGATGCTGTAGAGTTTATTAGAAG GAAGCGCAGGGGTGCAATCAATGCCAAACAACTGTCCTACCTGGAAAGATACAAGCCAACTAAACTACTGAAAGAAAAAGACGGAGGACCAAATTGTGTAATTCAATGA
- the LOC5508658 gene encoding protein tyrosine phosphatase type IVA 3 isoform X1, producing MKMPTGANRETSFHGPGAVMLEYKSMKFLITDRPTNSTLPQYIQDLKKYDAHTVVRVCEPTYNTETLSKEGIIVLDWPFDDGAAPPKQLVEDWLKLLKGKFKERPGSCVAVHCVAGLGRAPVLVALALIESGMKYEDAVEFIRRKRRGAINAKQLSYLERYKPTKLLKEKDGGPNCVIQ from the exons ATGAAAATGCCGACCGGAGCTAATCGCGAGACTTCGTTCCACGGACCTGGGGCAGTAATGCTGGAATACAAGTCGATGAAATTCCTCATAACTGACCGCCCAACTAACTCAACACTCCCACAGTATATTCAG GACTTGAAGAAATACGACGCACACACGGTTGTACGTGTTTGCGAACCGACATACAACACGGAAACATTGTCAAAAGAAGGAATAATCGTGTTG GATTGGCCATTTGACGATGGCGCAGCACCTCCGAAACAACTCGTTGAAGACTGGTTAAAGTTGCTAAAGGGCAAATTTAAGGAGAGGCCTGGTTCATGTGTAGCAGTCCACTGTGTGGCAGGCCTTGGTCGAGCACCAGTCTTAGTTGCACTGGCTTTAATTGAGAGTGGAATGAAGTATGAAGATGCTGTAGAGTTTATTAGAAG GAAGCGCAGGGGTGCAATCAATGCCAAACAACTGTCCTACCTGGAAAGATACAAGCCAACTAAACTACTGAAAGAAAAAGACGGAGGACCAAATTGTGTAATTCAATGA
- the LOC5508648 gene encoding graves disease carrier protein homolog, translating to MVDYKTINTFVAGGLSTCCAKTTTAPLERLKILFQAQNKHYKNMSVFGALKAIYKKEGLQGYYKGNGAMMVRVFPYGSIQFVSYEQYKLLFENALQNSHLSKIVAGGLAGLTACSCTYPLDIVRSRLAFQVADEHTYCGICQTVKQIFMTEGGMVALYRGFTPTSLSMIPAVGIGFYAFESFKDFFVAMKGVLTRIHPETGETVLTASGGLLCGALAGATSQTLAYPLDVVRRRMQLAGAVADGHKYSTCINTFISVYTEDGIRRGLYRGLSINYLRVCPQVAVMFAVYEVVKQLLTKAEE from the exons ATGGTCGActacaaaacaataaacaccTTTGTAGCTGGGG GTCTGTCGACGTGTTGCgcgaaaacaacaacagctccCTTGGAAAGGCTAAAAATACTCTTCCAAGCTCAGAACAAGCACTACAAAAACATGA gTGTTTTTGGAGCTTTGAAGGCGATCTATAAGAAAGAGGGATTGCAAGGCTATTACAAAG GAAATGGAGCTATGATGGTTCGTGTATTCCCTTATGGCTCTATCCAATTTGTTTCCTATGAGCAGTACAAGCTATTGTTTGAAAATGCTCTTCAGAACTCACATCTCAGCAAAATTGTTGCTGGTGGCCTTGCCGGCCTAACTGCCTGCTCCTGCACTTATCCTTTGGATATTGTGCGATCACGTCTTGCTTTCCAAGTTGCTGATGAGCATACATACTGTGGCATATGTCAAACTGTCAAGCAGATATTTATGACAGAAGGAGGCATGGTTGCGCTGTACCGGGGATTCACCCCAACTAGTCTATCCATGATTCCTGCAGTGG GAATTGGTTTTTATGCATTCGAGTccttcaaggatttttttgttGCAATGAAAGGAGTACTGACAAGAATCCACCCCGAAACTGGTGAGACAGTCTTGACGGCTTCAGGGGGACTGCTTTGTGGAGCATTGGCAGGGGCGACATCACAGACTCTTGC TTACCCTCTAGATGTGGTGCGCCGCAGGATGCAACTAGCTGGTGCCGTTGCCGATGGCCACAAGTACAGCACCTGCATCAACACCTTCATCAGCGTCTATACAGAAGATGGGATAAGGCGTGGCTTGTACCGTGGGCTGTCAATCAACTACTTGAGGGTGTGCCCTCAAGTGGCTGTCATGTTTGCGGTCTATGAAGTTGTCAAGCAGCTTCTTACTAAGGCTGAGGAGTAA
- the LOC116615633 gene encoding alcohol dehydrogenase class-3: protein MSDTAGKTITCQAAVAWEPKKPLSIETIEVAPPKAHEVRIKILATGVCHTDAYTLSGVDPEGLFPCILGHEGGGIVESVGEGVTKVKPGDHVIPTYIPQCGECKFCKSPKTNLCSKIRSTQGKGVMPDGTSRFTCQGKSLYHFMGTSTFSQYTVVADISVAKVNEKAPLDKVCLLGCGISTGYGAVMNTAKMEPGSTAAVWGLGAVGLAVLMGCRAAGASRVIGIDINPAKFDLAKKFGATECLNPKDFTDKPFQQVLVDMTDGGLDYTFECIGNVHTMRQALEACHKGWGESVIIGVAAGGQEISTRPFQLVTGRVWKGTAFGGYKSGDGVPQLVEDYLAGKVMVDEFVTHNMGLDKINEAFDLMHRGESIRAIVHFK from the exons ATGTCTGATACTGCCGGAAAG ACAATCACATGCCAGGCTGCTGTGGCCTGGGAGCCAAAGAAGCCTCTGTCCATTGAGACAATTGAGGTGGCTCCGCCCAAGGCCCATGAGGTTCGCATCAAGATCTTGGCTACTGGTGTCTGTCATACTGATGCGTACACGTTGAGCGGCGTGGATCCAGAGGGCTTGTTCCCATGCATCCTCGGCCATGAGGGAGGAGGGATTGTTGAGAGTGTTGGAGAGGGCGTCACCAAGGTGAAACCAG GTGACCATGTCATCCCGACCTACATCCCACAATGTGGAGAATGCAAGTTCTGCAAAAGCCCTAAGACAAACCTCTGTAGCAAGATAAG GTCCACCCAAGGCAAGGGAGTCATGCCGGATGGCACGTCACGCTTCACATGTCAGGGAAAGAGCCTGTATCATTTTATGGGCACTAGCACATTCAGCCAGTACACTGTGGTAGCTGATATCTCTGTTGCAAAG GTGAACGAGAAAGCGCCACTAGACAAGGTCTGCCTCTTGGGGTGTGGCATTTCAACGGGTTACGGTGCAGTTATGAACACAGCAAAG ATGGAGCCTGGCTCAACTGCGGCAGTGTGGGGCCTGGGTGCGGTTGGTCTTGCTGTGCTCATGGGCTGTAGGGCGGCAGGGGCCTCCAGGGTCATTGGTATTGACATCAACCCAGCAAAGTTTGACCTTG CAAAGAAGTTTGGAGCAACAGAATGTTTGAATCCGAAAGACTTCACAGACAAGCCATTTCAACAG GTTCTGGTTGATATGACTGATGGTGGCCTTGACTACACATTTGAGTGCATCGGTAATGTTCACACAATG CGTCAAGCCCTGGAGGCATGTCACAAGGGGTGGGGAGAGTCAGTCATCATTGGTGTAGCTGCTGGAGGTCAGGAGATCTCTACACGTCCATTCCAGCTGGTCACTGGGCGCGTGTGGAAGGGCACTGCCTTCGGAG GATACAAGAGCGGTGATGGTGTACCCCAGCTTGTGGAGGACTACCTCGCAGGCAAGGTCATGGTCGATGAGTTTGTCACTCACAACATGGGCCTGGACAAGATCAACGAGGCTTTTGACTTGATGCACAGAGGAGAGAG CATCCGGGCTATTGTGCATTTCAAGTGA